The following are from one region of the Saimiri boliviensis isolate mSaiBol1 chromosome 18, mSaiBol1.pri, whole genome shotgun sequence genome:
- the MIS18A gene encoding protein Mis18-alpha, whose translation MAGARSPRCPTGCAGGCEYGDKGKCSDSSLLSKRLSEDSSRHQLLQKWTNMWRSTSEDASVADTEKARLQEAAAAAEMPLVFLCSGCRRPLGDSLSWVTSQEDTNCILLRCVSCNVSVDKEQKLSKREKENGCILETLYCTGCSLNLGYVYRCTPKSLDYKRDLFCLSVEAIESYVLGSSEKQIVSEDKELFNLESRVEIEKSLKQMEDVLQALQMKLWEVESKLSFATCKS comes from the exons ATGGCGGGAGCTCGGTCACCGAGGTGTCCCACAGGATGCGCTGGCGGCTGTGAGTACGGTGACAAGGGCAAGTGCAGCGACTCCTCGCTGTTGAGCAAGAGGCTCTCCGAAGACTCGAGCCGCCACCAGCTGCTGCAGAAGTGGACGAACATGTGGCGCTCCACAAGCGAGGACGCTTCAGTGGCCGACACCGAGAAGGCGCGGCTccaggaggcggcggcggcggcggagatGCCGCTGGTGTTCCTGTGCTCCGGCTGCCGGCGGCCGCTGGGCGACTCGCTGAGCTGGGTGACCAGCCAGGAGGACACCAACTGCATCCTACTGCGCT GTGTTTCCTGTAATGTTTCTGTGGATAAGGAACAGAAGCTATCCAAACGTGAAAAGGAAAATGGTTG CATCCTTGAGACTTTGTACTGCACCGGGTGCTCACTCAACCTTGGCTACGTGTACAGATGCACACCCAAGAGTCTTGATTACAAGAGAGACTTGTTTTGCCTCAGTGTTGAAGCCATCGAAAG TTATGTTTTAGGGTCCTCTGAAAAGCAAATTGTGTCAGAAGATAAAGAGCTTTTTAATCTTGAAAGCAGAGTTGAAATAGAAAAGTCTCTAAAACAG ATGGAAGATGTCTTGCAAGCATTACAAATGAAGCTGTGGGAGGTTGAATCAAAATTGTCCTTTGCCACTTGTAAAAGCTGA